The Cyanobacteriota bacterium genome includes a region encoding these proteins:
- a CDS encoding DUF6272 family protein, whose translation MSQIFGSFEEDPPTSQEYLVLSFSPSSTPLKQRWRTNGLSADFLADYLATFFPSETSAANPKITRAEVKGAVSYIANELLENAMKFSDESADYSISIGLHLYSDRLLFVARNSLTPERAAKFQTFLKKLTTEDPQELMIRQIEADVDETSQSGGAGLGLLTMINDYDAKLGWKFETICKDPTVMTVTTMVQLTLQDKGAI comes from the coding sequence ATTTTTGGAAGTTTCGAGGAAGATCCACCCACTAGCCAAGAGTACTTAGTTTTAAGTTTCTCCCCAAGTTCTACCCCGCTAAAGCAACGTTGGCGCACCAACGGGCTGTCGGCAGATTTCCTAGCTGACTACTTAGCCACTTTTTTCCCAAGTGAGACTAGCGCTGCAAATCCTAAAATTACTCGCGCAGAAGTAAAAGGGGCTGTAAGCTACATTGCCAACGAGCTATTGGAAAATGCTATGAAATTTAGTGACGAGTCTGCTGACTATTCCATCAGCATCGGGCTGCATTTATATAGCGATCGTCTCTTGTTTGTGGCTAGAAACAGTCTTACTCCTGAACGGGCAGCAAAATTTCAAACCTTCTTGAAGAAACTGACTACGGAAGATCCCCAAGAGTTGATGATTCGTCAAATCGAGGCTGATGTAGACGAGACTAGCCAATCGGGAGGCGCTGGCTTAGGTCTACTCACAATGATTAATGACTATGATGCCAAATTGGGCTGGAAGTTTGAGACTATTTGCAAGGATCCTACGGTCATGACAGTCACAACTATGGTGCAATTAACATTGCAGGACAAAGGAGCCATTTGA